Below is a genomic region from Lineus longissimus chromosome 16, tnLinLong1.2, whole genome shotgun sequence.
GAATAGTCCTCCGTCTATCAAAACTTGGGTCTCCCGCCTTCCACAACTTgctctcctgtctttcacagcctttggctggtgtagaaggaagaatagtcctctggctatcaaaactagtgtctccTGTCTTCCACAACTTGATCTTAAGTTTTTCAcagcctgtggctggtgtagaaggaagaatagtcctctgtctatcaaaactagtgtctccTGTCTTCCACAACTTGATCTTAAGTTTTTCAcagcctgtggctggtgtagaaggaagaATAGTCCTCTGTCTATCTAAACTGgtgtctcctgtctttcacaacttgatcTTAAGTTTTTCAcagcctgtggctggtgtagaaggaagaatagtcccctgtctatCAAAACGTgggtctcctgtctttcacagcttgtgactggtgtagaaggaagaatagtccccttctatcaaaactagtgtctccTGTACTCACAAGTCTTTGAAGAGGAGACTGGTTTTACCCTGGTGTTTGTATTCCAAGACCAGGTGTTCTTGGTCCTGTATCAAGGGGTGCTCAACACCCTACAAGACATAGAACGTCTCCCTTCCAGTGCAACATTGAAAGAAATTGGAAGCAAGGACcacaaatatatttttagaaATATAACAACCACTCCTTTATTTATAAgttcaaaacaatgaaaatatgtTGAGCCAAGGTAATTCATTCTTACATTTGATAATTCTTCAAAGAAAACTTAAcagcaaagtacatgtagaaataTCAACACATTTGTGGCAGGCATATAATTCCCCAACttccactacagggtggcccagaattattttccattggacaatagaattctattgtgtatccattgtatgagggaaaataattctgggccaccctgtatagactGGCCAacaatttcaagagaaaaggCTTCAGTGCCTTTTGTGTTCACAAGCCCCTTCACCCTACCAAATTTTCAAGACATGCACATCAGTTCCTTCCTTCTGTTCAATCTTTTCGGCCTTGATGTGTGTTTTTTCATGGGTACGGCGACTCGATGTCTGGGTAAATGTcatttcacaatatttgcacgTGTAGGGCTTTTCACCGGTGTGAATGCGGACATGTAACTTCAAATGTTCTTTCCGTTTAAATCGTTTTCCACAGGTAGGACACTCAAAATTTGCTTCGGTGGAATGGACAAGTTTGTGTCGCGTATGAtataatttccatttgaaacTGAGACCGCAGACTTCGCATACATGGGGCCGGTCTTCCGAATGGAGCGACTGATGACGTATCATTGTTGACCGATCGCGGAAGGCGCGGTCACACGTCGGACATTGATGCGGACGCTCACCGGTATGAATACGTTTATGATTGCGCAGCGTCAATGGAGTCTTTACAGCTTTACCACACACGTCACAGATATAATCCTTAACATCACTGTGGCTTTTCATATGCATTTTTAGCGCATGCCTCGTCGCAAACTTGTGACCACAAATCTGACAAACTGCCAAATAAGTGCCTTTGTGCATTTTCATATGTCCTGTAAAATGGACACGCGAGTTGAAACCTTTCCCGCAGATGTTGcatttgaaatctttttcaCCTTCCTTTCGCGTGTGAATTCGCATATGATTATCTAAATTGGCTTTCGTCGCCACTTCTGTTCCACAAACCGAACAGAGGAAACCCTTCTTCGCCTCGGGAAAATGCTTCGACATGTGGGTTTTCAAATTCGTCGCACAGGGGAAACTGCGACCGCACTCCTCGCAGCTATAGAGGTTGATACCTTTATGCATCAGGACATGGTGGCGGAGATACGACGGACTTTGGAAGACTTTATTACAAGAGAAACATTTCCCAGTTTTTAAATCGCAGTCGATACCGTCTGTTACTTGCGTATACTCTGGCTTCTCCTTTATTTTCCTTCTTGTTGTGTACGTGCGTTTTGGTTCGTTGGACAGTCTTGACGACTTCTTTCGGGACGACCCGGGCTCAGGAGAACTTACGGATGGTTCCAGTTTCACATCTTCATCTGCAGTCTCAATATCGCCGAGTTCCTTGGAGCCAGACAGGTCTGCTGCAGCGGAAGTTTTCTCAGGAGTTTCTAAGGAGAGGGTTGGACGTGGCCCAGGCTCGTTTATCATCCTGGCAAGAGACTGAGCAGCCTCTAACTTGGACTTCTCCTCTGCAATGTCAATCGCTGTTGTGGCAGACTTTCCCGTTCCAACCAAACTTTCGTTGCTTTTTTCAATATCTTGGGCTTCAGATTTTGGTATCACTTCACACTGAGTTTCATCTGTGGCAGACACTTGTGGAGTTGCACTGCTCAGCTGCTGCAGTGGTGGTTTTGTCGAACTGGGTGAAATAACTTGAATTGGTTTGGAGTCAATTGAACTATCCTCATTATCGTTTTCAATTTCTGTTGTGGCCAATTCATTCTGAAAAGAAGCCGGCGGGTTTGCAGTCTGCCGCACCTCAACAACTTCATCTTTGATCATGATACCCGTCTGTGCGTCTAGGCTTGTTCCTTCAGACTTAACAATGACAAATGGAGAGGTCACGGGTTGGGCTGGTTCTACCTGCACCGCGCTTTCATTGGAGACGGGGAAACCTGCGCCCGAACTTGGTCTCGATAACGACGATTCAACCAAGGCACAGGCTGCAGAAAGTTCATCCCAACTTTCCGCGACTACATTTGGTACCGAGGTTTTTGTCGATGTGTCAAGAACGTTTTCCAAAGGAACCGTAGTAACTGGTGCAGACTGAACCATTTCAATTGTTCCGATATTCGGTATAGTTCCGATATTTGTGGTCTGCATTTGTAAAGGTATTGCATCAAGTGATGCCTCAGAAACAACTGGGCGCGTCTGCATCCCGCTTTCTTGTTGCTCAGTGATGATATTCGAAGTTTCCGGCTCATCACCTGCTATCACAAACGTGACGTTTGAATCCGCGAGTCCCTGTTTCTGCATATCATTCCTGTCCAATACGACCGGCATCGGGCCATTCTCTGAATCAATCAGCAAGTAGATAAGCCTCTCCTCGTCTCCGAAAGTCACAGTATGCGTATCTGGTATGACGATTCTTGTCGCATTAGGATTCTGTGTCACTATTTCTTCAGTTGCGCAAGTCTGTATCTCTACTTCATTTGCATTGCTGGGTACGACCACTTCGCTGTAAACTATGtcttcatttttcatgacatctTGAGGCACACTAGTGGGGTTATCCATACCGGGAACCCATCTTTGTTTGTTTTGGCCTACAGTCGAGTCAGCTTGAGAACCGACATAAATGTCATCTGGATTTGCTGTGGTGGTACCGGCAGACCACTTTCGATCAATTTTGCCACCCACATGCAAACTTATGAAAGCTTCCGCAGGAGTTTCAGGAACGACATCTTCAGTtacgtcatcattgtcataatCGTCAGAATCTGCGCCCGACATATCACTGCTGCTTGAATCATCACTGCTAGTGGATGTCTCCTTCTCCTCGACATTATCATAATACGTCTCATCCTTTAACACCTGCTTCGTCATGAGCAGCGCTTTCCCACGTCCTCCTTTAATGCCACCCTTGCGCAAAATATTCACTCTGTTAACCCTCTCACTCTCATCATCAACATAGACACCAGTTAATTCAACATCAGCATTACGTGTACTTAATCGTTCCAACTCCTCTGCTGATAACTTTACGTCGTTCTTTTTTAAGTGGGACTTTTCATGTTGGCGCATACTGCAGGACTGAGTGAACCTTTTCGCGCAATATCCACAAACATACGGCTTCTCCCCGGTATGAATCCTTTGATGCAGTTTCAGATGTTCGCGACGCTTAAAGGATTTCTCACACTCCGTACAGGGGTATTTTTTCTCATCAGTGTGGATGAGCTTATGACGCGATAAATACAGCGGGAATTTAAACGTCAAGCCGCAGATGTCACATTTGTAAGGTCGGGCGTCGGAATGAACGGTCAAATGGCGGTTATACGTCGTCTTGTTACGGAAACGCAACTGACAAGTTGGGCACTCGAAAGGCTTTTCACCGGTGTGAATCAGTTTATGATTCTTCAGCGTGCCAATAGAGGACAGGCCCTCCCCACAAATATCGCACATGAACGGTTTGATATCAGCATGCGTTTTCATGTGCGACTTTAATCCATCCTTCTGAAGGAAGGCACGGTCGCAAATTTCGCAACTGAACATGTAAATACCCGCGTGAAATTTCAAATGACCCTCCCAGTAGCGCTTCGAATTAAACTGTTTACCACAGTCAGCGCATACGTAGTCCTTCACACCGTCTTGGCGCATGTGAATTTTCTTGTGCGCAACCATGTTTCCCTTTTGAGTGAAACTCGAACCACACTGGTCGCAGACAAAGGGTTTTTGAGGCATGTGAACATTCATGTGATATTTCAGCGAGCCCTTCGAAAGAAATCTTTTATCACATTCGTCGCATTTAAATTTCCTGTCCTCATATAGAGTGTTTTTCGGACAATGTTTGTTCAAAATATGTTGCCTGATGTACGCCCGATTGTAATCTTTCTGACATTTTGGACAAGTAACAGTAGGAAGCTTGTGTTTTTTAGCTTCAATTTCAACACTTCTGATCATTTTTTGTAACTCGTCTGGAATCTCCTCTTTATACTTCGTCTTCTTTTCAATGTCCAAGTCCAAATCAGTCTCAAAATCTCTTTTCCCCTTCTTAACAGAACTTTGACGTGTACTGTCTCTAGAAACCATGTCTTCCAACGATGCCCGTCTTTTTCTTACTCGGCGCCCACGACGAGGGGATAGTGCTGTAGCACCACTGGTACCAGCTCCTTCATTCTTGAAACTCTCATCACCATCCGGGGCATTAGACTCCGACACAGTCTCCTCCGTTCCTTCAACATCTTCAACGACATCAACATCTTGATCATCTTCGTCAGACGAATCTGAATCCATTCCTGATTTCTTAACAACGGGACGTCTCTGTCGTCTGCTAGATGGAGTTCCATCTTTCTGCCCCACGCTTTTGCTTCGTACTGTCTCACCACTCGACAAAGCTTTGAACAGACACGATTCCTCGCCATCTTTTCCATGTCTACCGTACTTAACCGGACGGATTGTTTTACGTTTGGCAGAAGTAGACACTTTGGGCGCCTTTTCAGACCCAGCTGGATTACTTTCTGACATCTCACAAGAAACTGCAGCATCCGGAGCTCCCTCCATCATTTTCCCTGACTCTGGTCTGTCGAAAGTATCAAGACACGGCAAATCCTTCTGATCTGGATCATTTTCTGGAGTCCCACAGGGGGAAACTTTTTCACGAGTCCCTTCCACTGTCTTTCCTAAATCGAGGTGATTTTCAGGAGAAACATCAGCCAAGTTTGCCATTTCAGTTGTTTTGTTACTATCAGTGTCAGTCACTCCCTCCAGAGGAACACTAATGTCATCATTTGGCTGCCCACTGAACATCACCTCATTCACAGCCTCTCCTGTCGCTACTCGAAAAGTTACAGCCTCGACCGGTTCTCCTGGAGACTCTGTCAGGCCACTCGAAACAGCTTCTTGTTCCACGGTTGATTTCAGGTCGGCCATCATTATATATAGTCAGTCACACAGATGGGCAGCAGCTGGAAAGAAAAGTTGGATTTGGTAATTGCAATCtagcttaaagggggactataggcaagagccaagtaggtcagattaagttcaCAAAGTTGatgcatattttcaaaattgattgaaaagtaTATAAATGAGAGTGATTTgcaagatttctgaacatcttgctCATCCCTTGGAGGAAGAATACTCCCGCGACATAGGAAGCAACATCTCAAAACCTACAAGTGCCAAAAAGAAGTTGTTTATTGCAATGCGCATGTATTTACCTTTATTTATTCAGTTTTTACTCTTCGGCAACACAGTAGACAGACACGCACCAATGAACCCAGACTCTGAAAAAATATACGAAGAATTAGCTTGGGCGTTGAGGGATTACGATCTTTTACGGCACTAAAAAGAAAGACCAATCACAGACTCCTTCCCAAAACCCTGATTTTCCCCAAATCCATTTGTACAGGAAGCTAAGGCCAAGGGCACTCCGCTGAAATTTAGACAGCCCTTTCCAAAGTCTCCAGTGCttccccgcccccccccccccaacatcaTACCATGGCAATTTTAAGTAGAATAAAGATGAAGTCGCAAGTCATGTCTTGTTTTTAAAACGAGTAGAAAGTGACCTAAAACCTATGGATTGCCTTtctgtacataaatgtacacagaagTGTACATAAATAAACTGCAATACACAGCAGTTCTACCAGTTAACTTCGTCAACTAATAAAGGCCAATTATGGACACTTTCACAATTCATACGCGGTGCTGCATGTCTATATGTGTCCCTGAGATATATAGGAGTTTACTTACGTGCTATTAAGATATTCTAAGGGGCTTTATTTGCCAATTTTTTTTAGAGTAATCAGGACGAATAAATTTTGCCCTTGATGGCGCCATATGCATTTCTGACTGATTTCGCGAGTCCGAAAGGAAGTTGGGAACTGAGGTGgtagattgtgactttgtctctgataagtgatatcttttttcttcttttcttctttatttGCAAAGTTTACCAACAGATATTTAATGCTGTACGCCTTGTCCCTCAAACGTACTCAGAAAAAGTACAAAAAGATACATATCACGGTTTCATCAGGTTTTATCAGTGTTTCAACGGTGGctgtgacaatgggtgataggaaataaagactagcaaatgcttttatctaaatctcaatgtacatttacactaggccttcctgtacaaaaccagaataaaagcatttgctagtctttattcatatcacccattgtctcagCTGTCATTATCTGAGTGTAATGGATTGAGAGATAGCTTGTTAGATGTTGGTTGTGCATGACAAGCTCTATTTTAGACGCAGATATGATAAGGAAGATGAGTAACTTCTGTTGAACTGTAAATTGATAATCTGCCTAAGATTACATAGAAATATAATACGTTGTATACAGAATGAGGCAAAATAATACTTAATTTAAAACCACTGCATCTGCAAATTTGATTCTTATTTCCGTGATACATTATTCCACAAGGATGTCAAAAAGTGAGAAATAAGACCAACCACTGCAGACCAGAGATACCCCAGGGAACTTCACCAGATATCTTAGAGGTGAGTAGGGCCAAGATTATGTATTTGACTTGACTTTTCCATGACATCCTTAGCATAGTTATAGAAACTTTGAAGAGGCTTTGTAGACAGGTGGTTGCTGGTGTTTGATCGCTTTGTCTCTCCTCCTACCATGTATGCACTGCGGAACTTCTTTTTCTATGCGAGCAGCTGATACCTGCCTACTTAGTTGGACGTGGTTGAGCTGCTGAAACTTATGTCAACCAGAGACTAAGTAACAACCAGAGAAATTACGTCATTCAATCTGCCACCTGTTACCTTGGTGTGGTTGAAAGTATGATATCACaacagagacaaagtcacaaccagataaaTGACGTCACTTGATCTGCCGCTAGATACGTGCTACCTCAGTGGGACAAGGTTGAGCCGCTGAGACTAATGACAGCCCAgacaaaatcacaaccagagacaaagtcacaaccagttaaACAATGTTACTCGACCTAGATAGATGCCTGCACATTGGCAAGCTAGAAAATGATTCTTATAGGGTGAATAATCATGTTTACTATCTTTTCAGACCCCCGTGTTTGCCAAACAAGTCTCAGGCAGATTTGATGTCGGTGGTTTAGAGTCATAATTAGAGTGTTACAATTACTTCAGAAAAGAACCACAATTAAGCTGGCTTTCATCCAGAACACATTTCAAAATGGGAGAAGACTGTTTATTTGGCCTGTCCAGACTGATGAATTTTCTGTTACCTTTTTGCTTGTGCCCTACATCGACTCGAGGCCAATGAACTTTTTGGGTCACTTGTTTCGATGTGTGTGTGTACTTTATTACATTTGATTGAAGTAGTATATTCCATGGAGGAATTATCAACCCTTAAATGGAATAATAAAGCGTTATATTAtataaaatgtcatatttttttTCCTAGAAACATGCATTGTGTTTGACATTTTCGTCTACACAAACATGATGACAATTATAGAATCAAAATACTGTAGGGGGCCTAGTCTTGATTCATGAAAAGAATCAACTTCTGTGTGTTTATGCACTGAAGAAGACATGCTTCAAATGGCCATTTTAAAGGAcgatataggcagcagctaggtaggcatgACAAAGTTTCATCACGTcgctaataggggtctctcctaatTCACACGACGTCGAACTATTTACCCTTGTTCGAGGAATATATTTTCTGCTGAATCAAAATTGACCACTTACTGGGCATTAGGCACCTGTAGAGGGCCAATTAACCCCACTGCTtctgcctatagttcccctttaataACTTGCAATCTTCGAGCACACCTCTGTCCACGGTGCAACAGTCCCTTTGCAGGTGGAGACTGTGAAAAGTGCCCCGAATTCTAACGAAGGCAGACAGTCTCTAGTCGTTGCTTTGGGGTACAACCGAAAACGTTTTCGACCCATGTAACAGTctaaaatgcccccccccctcccggaAAAAGTATCCATCACTATCCTATTTTAAAATGAAGGATTAAGGTATACAGTTCTGTCGAGACCGAGGTTATCGGCCGGCGCATAATTGAATCCTTCGTCATCCTAGGACCGCGACACTTTCCTTTGGCGTTTTCGAGCTTACACAAGGGCCGCGCGGGTCGTCTCAAGCGGATTTTGTCATAAATAACTTGGCGTTATAAACGCCAGTGCgggtgacaaaacttgttttgaactacTGGGCCCGATCCTCGAAAAACAGGGTCAGTCCTCCTCCCAACGCACAGTGAAACGTTATTGGggatagtgccgagtgttgggggatagtgccgagtgttggcctgaagttcaggatgaccAGGTCCCGGTTTATTGCTGGTATGATGGGATGTTCTTGATTCCGTTGAAAGGGATATTGTAGGTAGACTGATGTTTCTCGAGGATATATCACCATGTCTTGCCTCCTCTTATCTTGTACTTATGGGGGCTGTCTGACACGAGAATTTATGGCTGTGTAACTAAGTCTCTCGATACAGGCTTGGGGAAAAGTGCCTCCTGCAGAAGTCGGTAGTTCTTGACATAGGTTTTGACCCAAAAAACAAGAACTTGACGCAATACTCTGGGTTGATCATATAGGTACTACCATTTTTGCTAGAGCTTGAACCCCTTAAGCAATTAGAACGCCTTCGAAACGAAGTCAATGCAGATTTAAagcctgggaggctgttctctggaaaacaaagacgaGACTCCTACCtgaccttgaaattggcattctcttcgttttgaaggagttctgattgctttaggatttcaagttctagtcaagATGTTGGTGCTTCTGGTCACCCCTTGACAAAAAGTATCGGCGGGGTGTTGCGGATACATACATTATATACCGGCACCGATATTAACAATTATCTGATAATGATTCACGGGATCATAAAATGGCAACATGAAGGCAATTATGGTGTTTTCAAGGAAAGTCTAAAATCACATCATCAGAGGAAAACCCTCTCGAAGTGAGCAAACACCAGTCTATCAATGTTGCTTTCATTCAACACCAAGAACGAGGAGTTATTGGACCAATAACCATATAGCACATGCTGTACCCAGAGACTTCGTTTACAACCATTATTTAAACTCAATGGTTTCTAGGAAAAAAGTGCGATGGATAAGAACAGCGTTGCTGGCGTCATCAACGGTAAATAAATGTGAAataacggcgtacccctttaaggaaaTCGAATTATAATCGGTCGTTTGCTGACGCTATCACGACTTTCCTGCTCAGTTCAGTAAAACTGCGCCCGTTAACAAGATTATTGGAAAGCAGTGGCACGTATAAGAGTATTCCGGTGATGGAGATTTCTCATAAAGCAGTTTGGTTTGCTGTTTGTCGAATCGCCGCCTGCTGATCGGTGCGAAGTATATCAGGAGAAGACGATCGTCCGTAAACTGAAAAACAGTATAGTGATTTCGACCTAGCCGTTTAGAGTGGTGAATTTTACGGAATAGGATGGCGTCAAAATGTATTGAAGGTAAGTAATTCGTCTCCAGCATCAATAACTAATGGGCTGTCATTTTAAAAGGGTTGACTACTGACATGCACCACCACTTTTGCTAGATCTTGAAGTTCTATAGTAATTAGAACTTGGGTATACCTTGGGTCTATTTAAGTAAAGCCGTAGTGAGTccgttaataataataatgataatgttggGCTCTTATATAACGCATTCCCATGGTTTCTCACCTTGCTCAATGCGCTTTTGGGACCATTTTTATCCTGGTCTACgcagaaatcaatctggggtttcaacaAGCAGCTACTAAGCGCTAAATCGAACTCGACCAACTTTTACTTTCCTTTTCAAATCATACATAAATTATTATTTGCCCAACTTTTACTTTCTTATTCATATCATACATAATATTTGTTATATATTTCGATAGTGTTTGATTTTGGCACATTCTGGACGCATTACTGCTTCATAGCAGTAACATTggcattaaaggcctacgccgttcgttaaaaaattgaatttgtaatttaatttaaaaatgtccaattgcggaaatacatactaaatataaatttcaacattgtcattatgtagactgatatataaaaatactatgaataccaagtttaaacaaatttgtactcaTTGCgtattggtggatttctatttcACTGGACCaaaagtaattacgaacgggtACCCCTTCAAGTCCCAACGCTTTTGTAAAGCGAAATTTATTGATAACGCTCAGTTGTGCTAACTCCGGCGTTTGTCTATAATAAAGATTGGGCAACTGTTCCCTGCTAATTAGAGTTCTCCGGATTGAGAGTCAACTTCAGGTAACAAATGTAGGTCTATGGTTGTACTATCAGTTTAAAAAGCCCCTCAACATTATGTTATTGCCCCGAATTAATTAAACGGACCAATCAGTCATATTTGGGTTATCCTTCCGCGTCGCTATCGCCAATACTGGACCTTTATTAccgttaccatggtaaccttccaTCCAAAGTGACCACGAGAGGACTTTATTAGATTGTAGCTAAACACATAGTTGTTTACTGAAAGATAACGCGTCTGTGATTTCCGTGAAATTCCTCATGCGGTGGCCAATCGCAGTGACAGATAAGCAAGCCACGTGTGATGTGACTATCAAATATGACAAAATCTGGTGTTTTTCGTTACATTGTCAGACAATTACGAGTACGTTAGAAGTATATAGACGTACTGAACATATGCATCGGAAGAACAATCACTAGAATGGACTGTGGAATTAAAAACCCGCCGAAAACATACGTGCGAAGAACATTAATTTCTGGGTGATGGTGAGATTATTCATTTGTaggggacaacttgggcgtgggatttacctggccaggaggataatgtgccgaCTTGACACCATGTGCCGCCACTTGTACTATTACACTGATGCtgttctctgataacgattttcatcagtgttggaaggcagttttgggcatggcttgcAAATTTCAGCCGCGGCAGGCCTACGGTTAAGCCCCATGCTGTtacattgtttttttttgcaGTTGAAAgacctgtttggagaagttgcggtcctgctggaagccgtttttgtacaaaaaaccaacatatcttatgccgaagttgtccctttaactcaACTTCcctttgtattttcaggtacaCCACATATTGTCGGCATTCTCCGGGCGTCGTCAGAGTAAGGGAGACACGTCTGGGTCATCGGGCCCAAAGCCACGCAGCAATCGATATCCGCGGAGCATCTCTCCTTCCTTGACCCAGTCTTCTACGAGTAGTTTGAAATAGATAGTGACATTACACAATCTTCATTTGGATCATTGTCAATTCTGGCACGAGGGAGAACTCACCGAAAGTGATATCCAATCCAATCCAATCCAATCCGTGTTACCCCGAGCGTCGCGTGAACCGTATCAATGCCTAGTCACTAGACTAGACTGCTGGCATCGACATAGACCAATTTAAGTCTGTTATAAAACAAATCTAGCGTGACTGATTGCATCTAAAGGACTTTTACCAGGTGTGACATTCCTCAATATAGGCATTAGAAATAAATGGCGACAACCGATCTGTCgtcgtcagagctcgtgactgGATCTGGCGAGCCAGACGACAAGGGAACGGAAGATTCGATTTTCATGATTCCGCTCACCCCCTCACAGCCCTTCCTGGGCGACCGGGTACAAGGGATTACCGATTTTCAGCTGGGAATAATTGTCGCCATCAGCGTCATCCTGTTCGTCGTGATAGTTACGGGTAACATCATGGTGATACTCGCCATTTTCCTTTACAAGAAACTTCAAACAGTGACTAACTGTTTCGTGAGCAGCTTGGCTTTCAGTGATCTCTTGGTAGGTCTGTTCGCCCCCTTTCTGATCTTATCAACGACGTACCCAGACTGTGAACTG
It encodes:
- the LOC135500528 gene encoding uncharacterized protein LOC135500528, with product MMADLKSTVEQEAVSSGLTESPGEPVEAVTFRVATGEAVNEVMFSGQPNDDISVPLEGVTDTDSNKTTEMANLADVSPENHLDLGKTVEGTREKVSPCGTPENDPDQKDLPCLDTFDRPESGKMMEGAPDAAVSCEMSESNPAGSEKAPKVSTSAKRKTIRPVKYGRHGKDGEESCLFKALSSGETVRSKSVGQKDGTPSSRRQRRPVVKKSGMDSDSSDEDDQDVDVVEDVEGTEETVSESNAPDGDESFKNEGAGTSGATALSPRRGRRVRKRRASLEDMVSRDSTRQSSVKKGKRDFETDLDLDIEKKTKYKEEIPDELQKMIRSVEIEAKKHKLPTVTCPKCQKDYNRAYIRQHILNKHCPKNTLYEDRKFKCDECDKRFLSKGSLKYHMNVHMPQKPFVCDQCGSSFTQKGNMVAHKKIHMRQDGVKDYVCADCGKQFNSKRYWEGHLKFHAGIYMFSCEICDRAFLQKDGLKSHMKTHADIKPFMCDICGEGLSSIGTLKNHKLIHTGEKPFECPTCQLRFRNKTTYNRHLTVHSDARPYKCDICGLTFKFPLYLSRHKLIHTDEKKYPCTECEKSFKRREHLKLHQRIHTGEKPYVCGYCAKRFTQSCSMRQHEKSHLKKNDVKLSAEELERLSTRNADVELTGVYVDDESERVNRVNILRKGGIKGGRGKALLMTKQVLKDETYYDNVEEKETSTSSDDSSSSDMSGADSDDYDNDDVTEDVVPETPAEAFISLHVGGKIDRKWSAGTTTANPDDIYVGSQADSTVGQNKQRWVPGMDNPTSVPQDVMKNEDIVYSEVVVPSNANEVEIQTCATEEIVTQNPNATRIVIPDTHTVTFGDEERLIYLLIDSENGPMPVVLDRNDMQKQGLADSNVTFVIAGDEPETSNIITEQQESGMQTRPVVSEASLDAIPLQMQTTNIGTIPNIGTIEMVQSAPVTTVPLENVLDTSTKTSVPNVVAESWDELSAACALVESSLSRPSSGAGFPVSNESAVQVEPAQPVTSPFVIVKSEGTSLDAQTGIMIKDEVVEVRQTANPPASFQNELATTEIENDNEDSSIDSKPIQVISPSSTKPPLQQLSSATPQVSATDETQCEVIPKSEAQDIEKSNESLVGTGKSATTAIDIAEEKSKLEAAQSLARMINEPGPRPTLSLETPEKTSAAADLSGSKELGDIETADEDVKLEPSVSSPEPGSSRKKSSRLSNEPKRTYTTRRKIKEKPEYTQVTDGIDCDLKTGKCFSCNKVFQSPSYLRHHVLMHKGINLYSCEECGRSFPCATNLKTHMSKHFPEAKKGFLCSVCGTEVATKANLDNHMRIHTRKEGEKDFKCNICGKGFNSRVHFTGHMKMHKGTYLAVCQICGHKFATRHALKMHMKSHSDVKDYICDVCGKAVKTPLTLRNHKRIHTGERPHQCPTCDRAFRDRSTMIRHQSLHSEDRPHVCEVCGLSFKWKLYHTRHKLVHSTEANFECPTCGKRFKRKEHLKLHVRIHTGEKPYTCKYCEMTFTQTSSRRTHEKTHIKAEKIEQKEGTDVHVLKIW